One genomic window of Salvelinus namaycush isolate Seneca chromosome 22, SaNama_1.0, whole genome shotgun sequence includes the following:
- the LOC120017824 gene encoding polymeric immunoglobulin receptor-like produces MALHLSLLLLIFYRLSAGKVGYVSVQTGGSITFPCSYDQYYINHVKYWCKGYDWTRCSSVVRTDHPKSRGKTSISDDINKRILTVTMTDLKSWDYGNYRCVVEINGGPDIRIQWIYLSVTPGTSELYVEQQEVTGEGGGSVTVHCYYSNTGFMKWCRMGGDGVMWYSWTLHGTSVKLKRTSEANNRKALTVTMSELKMENTDWYWCRVGELEMPVHITVSQQTATQRTSKMTSSTQDPTPQQPSASPTAEPVQTDNTSQGAEGNMEEVHQRSIDVKVLLISLGMLVVVTAGILVTWKMWRKHKDNKAKDQTTNNSVDPFLEADDDVTYSTVILQHKAQLKGQTKSAEPDDNVVYSSLALQVTTQG; encoded by the exons ATggctcttcatctctccctcctcctcctcatcttctacagactCTCAGCAGGTAAGG TGGGGTATGTGTCTGTGCAGACAGGAGGCTCCATCACCTTCCCATGTAGCTATGATCagtattacataaaccatgtgAAATACTGGTGTAAAGGGTATGATTGGACTCGTTGCTCCTCTGTAGTACGCACTGACCATCCTAAGAGCCGTGGTAAGACCTCAATCTCTGATGACATCAACAAGAGAATCCTCACTGTGACCATGACTGACCTGAAGTCATGGGACTATGGGAATTACAGGTGTGTTGTGGAGATCAATGGAGGACCAGATATCAGGATACAATGGATCTACCTATCTGTCACTCCAG GTACTTCAGAACTCTATGTGGAACAACAGGAAGTgactggagaaggaggagggagtgTCACTGTTCATTGTTACTATAGTAACACTGGATTTATGAAGTGGTGCAGGATGGGTGGTGATGGTGTGATGTGGTATTCTTGGACTTTACATGGAACATCAGTGAAATTAAAGAGGACTAGTGAAGCCAACAACAGAAAAGCCTTAACAGTGACTATGAGTGAACTGAAGATGGAGAACACTGACTGGTATTGGTGTAGAGTGGGAGAACTAGAGATGCCTGTTCACATCACTGTCAGTCAACAAACTGCAACACAGAGAACCTCTAAGATGACCTCAT CAACCCAAGATCCAACCCCTCAACAACCCTCTGCCTCTCCAACTGCTGAGCCTGTTCAGACTGACAACACAAGTCAAGGAGCTGAGGGGAACATGGAGGAAGTCCACCAGAG GTCCATAGATGTGAAAGTCCTACTCATCTCTCTGGGCATgttggtggtggtgacagctggtATCCTAGTAACATGGAAGATGTGGAGAAAACATA AGGACAATAAGGCCAAGGACCAGACAACTAACAACTCAGTG GATCCATTTCTTGAAGCTGATGATGATGTCACATACAGCACTGTCATCCTCCAGCACAAGGCCCAACTAAAAGGACAGACCAAG TCAGCAGAACCAGATgataatgtggtctacagctcACTAGCTCTACAGGTGACCACACAG GGGTAA